A stretch of Microbacterium sp. 4R-513 DNA encodes these proteins:
- a CDS encoding DUF1992 domain-containing protein: MTEDPREAAERYRLEKWRREHEGEEEAGAEEAAPEGPQRGSSAAERAAYVETAIQQAIRRGEFDDLPGAGKPLEGLGERHDPDWWIRRKIEQEQLRGLGPPALTLRVEHNEMEQRLDDLKTEGDVREYLEDFNKRVIEARRQLLGGPPVVTPTRDVDEEIARWHERRSARTSAEAATVAEAEASARRRRWRMRRRRVDG; the protein is encoded by the coding sequence ATGACCGAGGATCCACGGGAAGCGGCCGAGCGCTATCGCCTGGAGAAGTGGCGTCGCGAGCACGAGGGCGAAGAGGAGGCCGGCGCCGAGGAGGCCGCTCCCGAAGGACCGCAGCGCGGCTCGAGCGCGGCGGAGCGCGCCGCGTACGTCGAGACGGCGATCCAGCAGGCGATCCGCCGCGGCGAGTTCGACGACCTGCCGGGAGCGGGCAAGCCCCTCGAGGGCCTCGGCGAGCGTCATGACCCGGACTGGTGGATCCGACGCAAGATCGAGCAGGAGCAGCTGCGGGGCCTCGGCCCGCCGGCGCTCACCCTGCGCGTCGAGCACAACGAGATGGAGCAGCGCCTCGACGACCTGAAGACCGAGGGCGACGTGCGCGAGTACCTCGAGGACTTCAACAAGCGGGTGATCGAGGCGCGGCGGCAGCTGCTCGGCGGTCCGCCCGTCGTCACCCCGACGCGCGACGTCGATGAAGAGATCGCGCGGTGGCACGAGCGGCGGAGCGCCCGCACGAGCGCCGAAGCGGCGACCGTGGCGGAGGCCGAGGCATCCGCTCGCCGCCGGCGCTGGCGGATGCGCCGCAGGCGCGTGGACGGATGA
- a CDS encoding twin-arginine translocase TatA/TatE family subunit has protein sequence MFANLNGWHLLILLAVILLLFGAAKLPGLARSVGQSARILRGELKTDAAPHAVAPPGGVDLRVSLPPSSAASVPPTGERGAA, from the coding sequence ATGTTCGCGAACCTCAACGGCTGGCACCTGCTGATCCTGCTCGCCGTCATCCTCCTGCTGTTCGGGGCGGCCAAGCTTCCCGGCCTCGCGAGGAGCGTCGGGCAGTCGGCGCGCATCCTGCGGGGCGAGCTGAAGACGGATGCCGCACCTCATGCGGTCGCCCCTCCCGGCGGCGTCGATCTCCGGGTCAGTCTCCCGCCCTCTTCTGCGGCCTCAGTCCCACCCACGGGCGAGCGCGGCGCCGCGTAG
- a CDS encoding immunoglobulin-like domain-containing protein, producing MTGNGNNATLRQAGGSIANGLLSLPGGSRATAAYLDIPTTALVGKKDLTISTWMSNRSGPANVASAFIGAPVASGASYSSGYWLLNPTNPSGYVKSVVTNSVNASAPWGTEVGPGATNAATTGIRTPAGMSLYTSVIDGTNGQLRVYVNGALVTTTAIARNVSSFGSSLVSYIGRSTYNDANWNGDVDDYAVYGEALDSAKVQQLYSDEALDRAVGGVTVPATATANFTLPTTSYGASVSWASNNAAIAVTGGAASVTRPAAGSGDAAVTLTATFTVGAQTRTKTYLVTVPADISSETKVQQDLDAVTTANLDDIRTNFSVPTTGAFGSTIAWSVTSGSEFATIRNGVTATSKTIEVKRPAAGTPAADVVLTATATNGTATRTKEFRAKVQPMPGGSDKTEAYVWAFFTGEGAGAERVSLAASKGNDALAWNTLNNGQPLFTSDLGTKGLRDPFIIRAPEGDRFYMLATDLKVDGLAGGFTTAQISGSRYIEVWESNDLVHWSAQRHVKVSSDFAGNTWAPEAYWDEDLDTFVVFWASNLYPTTNPADRTAVTYNRMMYATTDDFVTFSEPKIWSDVRRGAGLGLIDSTVAKVGDVFYRFTKDEASMTIREEKSTNLLATITGTLPGATGPADQWTLIKERVASGLPNGEPGGTYSSGEGPSIFPANDGDVNNLDWFLFIDQPNYHGGPNYYIPFGSNDLENGDSWVPLGSKLRANLPQNSDGGKPRHGTVIPVTRAEYQKVLEAYAPAIAVTSVGALSATTKAGVAPTLPTTAQLTKKDGSLETAAVTWEAIAPSKYATAGTFTVKGVAQDASRQPVEATVTVEPVLDVTVTAETRCVAGKVTLTARIANGSDATVNLAVTTAYGDKSAPLAAGKSVSYAFTTRLATTPAGEVSVTATADGATTTVKANYAVKACG from the coding sequence GTGACGGGCAACGGCAACAACGCGACGCTCCGCCAGGCCGGCGGCTCGATCGCGAACGGCCTGCTGAGCCTTCCGGGCGGCTCCCGGGCGACGGCGGCGTACCTCGACATCCCGACGACGGCGCTCGTCGGCAAGAAGGACCTCACGATCTCGACGTGGATGTCCAACCGGTCGGGCCCCGCGAACGTCGCCTCGGCGTTCATCGGCGCCCCTGTCGCCTCGGGCGCCTCGTACTCCTCGGGGTACTGGCTGCTCAACCCGACCAACCCGAGCGGGTACGTCAAGTCCGTCGTCACGAACTCCGTCAACGCCTCGGCCCCGTGGGGCACCGAGGTCGGCCCCGGGGCGACGAACGCCGCGACGACCGGCATCCGCACCCCCGCCGGCATGTCGCTCTACACGTCCGTCATCGACGGCACGAACGGCCAGCTCCGCGTGTACGTCAACGGCGCGCTCGTCACCACCACCGCGATCGCGCGGAACGTCTCGTCGTTCGGCTCGTCGCTCGTCTCGTACATCGGCCGCTCCACCTACAACGACGCCAACTGGAACGGCGACGTCGACGACTACGCCGTCTACGGCGAGGCGCTCGACAGCGCCAAGGTGCAGCAGCTGTACTCCGACGAGGCGCTCGACCGGGCGGTCGGCGGGGTCACCGTCCCGGCCACCGCGACGGCGAACTTCACGCTGCCGACGACGAGCTACGGCGCCTCGGTCTCGTGGGCCTCGAACAACGCCGCCATCGCGGTCACGGGGGGCGCGGCATCCGTCACCCGTCCCGCCGCCGGGTCCGGCGACGCCGCCGTCACGCTCACCGCGACCTTCACGGTCGGCGCGCAGACGCGCACCAAGACGTACCTCGTCACGGTGCCCGCCGACATCTCGAGCGAGACGAAGGTGCAGCAGGACCTGGATGCCGTGACCACCGCGAACCTCGACGACATCCGTACGAACTTCTCGGTGCCGACGACCGGCGCCTTCGGCTCGACGATCGCCTGGTCGGTCACGAGCGGCTCGGAGTTTGCGACCATCCGCAACGGGGTCACGGCCACCTCCAAGACGATCGAGGTGAAGCGTCCCGCCGCGGGCACGCCCGCCGCGGACGTCGTTCTGACCGCGACGGCGACCAACGGCACGGCGACGCGCACGAAGGAGTTCCGGGCCAAGGTGCAGCCCATGCCCGGCGGCTCGGACAAGACCGAAGCCTACGTCTGGGCCTTCTTCACGGGTGAGGGCGCCGGCGCCGAGCGCGTCAGCCTCGCGGCCTCGAAGGGCAACGACGCGCTCGCGTGGAACACGCTGAACAACGGCCAGCCCCTCTTCACCTCCGACCTCGGCACGAAGGGCCTCCGCGACCCGTTCATCATCCGCGCGCCCGAGGGCGACCGCTTCTACATGCTGGCGACCGACCTCAAGGTCGACGGTCTGGCCGGCGGCTTCACCACTGCGCAGATCTCGGGCTCGCGGTACATCGAGGTGTGGGAGTCGAACGACCTCGTGCACTGGTCGGCCCAGCGCCACGTGAAGGTCTCGTCGGACTTCGCGGGCAACACGTGGGCGCCCGAGGCGTACTGGGATGAGGATCTCGACACGTTCGTCGTGTTCTGGGCCTCGAACCTCTACCCGACGACGAACCCCGCCGACCGCACGGCAGTCACCTACAACCGGATGATGTACGCGACGACCGACGACTTCGTGACGTTCTCGGAGCCGAAGATCTGGAGCGACGTCCGACGCGGGGCGGGCCTCGGCCTGATCGACTCGACCGTCGCGAAGGTCGGAGATGTCTTCTACCGCTTCACGAAGGACGAGGCGTCGATGACCATCCGCGAGGAGAAGTCGACCAACCTGCTCGCCACGATCACGGGCACGCTCCCGGGGGCGACCGGTCCCGCGGACCAGTGGACCCTCATCAAGGAGCGCGTCGCCTCGGGCCTGCCGAACGGCGAGCCCGGAGGCACGTACTCGAGCGGCGAGGGCCCGAGCATCTTCCCGGCGAACGACGGCGACGTGAACAACCTCGACTGGTTCCTGTTCATCGACCAGCCGAACTACCACGGCGGACCGAACTACTACATCCCGTTCGGCTCGAACGACCTCGAGAACGGCGACTCGTGGGTGCCCCTCGGCTCCAAGCTGCGGGCGAACCTGCCGCAGAACTCCGACGGCGGCAAGCCCCGCCATGGCACGGTCATCCCCGTCACCCGCGCGGAGTACCAGAAGGTGCTCGAGGCGTATGCCCCGGCGATCGCCGTCACGTCGGTCGGAGCACTCTCCGCCACGACGAAGGCGGGCGTCGCCCCGACGCTGCCCACCACGGCGCAGCTGACCAAGAAGGACGGCTCGCTGGAGACCGCCGCGGTCACGTGGGAGGCGATCGCACCGTCGAAGTACGCGACGGCCGGGACGTTCACGGTGAAGGGCGTCGCTCAGGATGCCTCGCGCCAGCCGGTCGAGGCGACCGTCACCGTGGAGCCCGTGCTCGACGTGACCGTCACGGCCGAGACGCGCTGCGTCGCCGGTAAGGTCACGCTGACGGCCCGCATCGCCAACGGCTCCGACGCCACGGTGAACCTCGCCGTGACGACCGCCTACGGCGACAAGTCGGCTCCGCTCGCGGCCGGGAAGTCGGTGTCATACGCCTTCACGACGCGCCTCGCGACGACGCCTGCCGGTGAGGTCAGCGTGACCGCGACCGCGGACGGTGCGACGACGACGGTCAAGGCGAACTACGCCGTCAAGGCCTGCGGCTGA
- a CDS encoding oxygenase MpaB family protein: MARTALRARMLTALSGDPDGTPAWVRALAEGDDTGYFVEDGPAWTVHSGTATFVAGIRALLLQALHPGPMAGVHDWSRYREDPLGRLSGTVRWIICLTYGSRAQADAESARVGRLHTRVQGTFTDGANETRAYSASDAGLSDWVHLAFTDAFLTCHETWGRGIPGGPDAYVAEWATAGRLMRVDAPPLTEAALRRRLDAYLESGQLRRDERVDDVVRFLRRSPFRGSPMMTVAYRLLFASAVATIPARYRRVLGLRRSPLPVITLTRFVLAASLRTLSSGPRAQDFARVRLRRLETVDAEAEAGGDRR; encoded by the coding sequence ATGGCCCGAACTGCGCTGCGAGCACGCATGCTCACCGCCCTCTCCGGCGACCCCGACGGCACGCCGGCCTGGGTGAGGGCCCTCGCCGAGGGCGACGACACCGGCTATTTCGTCGAGGACGGGCCCGCCTGGACCGTGCACTCCGGCACCGCGACGTTCGTCGCCGGCATCCGGGCGCTTCTTCTGCAGGCGCTGCATCCCGGGCCGATGGCGGGCGTGCACGACTGGTCGCGCTACCGCGAGGACCCGCTCGGCCGGCTGTCGGGCACGGTCCGCTGGATCATCTGCCTCACTTACGGCTCGCGCGCCCAGGCCGACGCCGAGAGCGCCCGCGTCGGCCGGCTGCACACGCGGGTGCAGGGCACGTTCACCGACGGTGCGAACGAGACGCGCGCCTACTCGGCGAGCGACGCCGGCCTCTCGGACTGGGTGCATCTCGCCTTCACCGACGCGTTCCTCACGTGCCATGAGACGTGGGGGCGCGGCATCCCGGGCGGTCCTGACGCCTACGTCGCGGAGTGGGCGACCGCGGGGCGACTGATGCGCGTCGACGCTCCGCCGCTCACCGAGGCGGCGCTGCGGCGCCGGCTCGACGCCTACCTCGAGTCGGGACAGCTGCGCCGCGACGAGCGCGTTGACGACGTCGTGCGATTCCTCCGACGATCCCCTTTCCGCGGCTCGCCCATGATGACGGTCGCCTACCGGCTGCTCTTCGCGAGCGCCGTCGCGACGATCCCCGCGCGCTACCGCCGGGTGCTCGGCCTGCGTCGCTCGCCCCTGCCGGTCATCACGCTGACCCGATTCGTCTTGGCGGCGAGCCTGCGCACGCTCTCGTCGGGTCCCCGTGCTCAGGACTTCGCGCGGGTGCGGCTGCGCCGGCTGGAGACGGTGGATGCCGAGGCCGAGGCCGGGGGCGATCGGCGGTAG
- a CDS encoding NAD(P)-dependent oxidoreductase, with protein sequence MRIALTGSTGKLGTVVARELREAGHDVVGLDVVGPRGSGFLQVDLTDYGQVIDALSGVHGESGPFDAVVHLAAIPAPSIRSDIATFRNNILTTFDVFWAAVRLGIRRIVYASSETVLGLPFDVPPPYIPVDEEYAARPESVYSLVKHLEEQLAIELVRWHPDLSITALRFSNVMNPEDYAEFPSFDADATQRKWNLWGYIDGRDGAQAIERALDASTPGFDRFIIAAADTVMSRPNAELVAEVFPDVPLKGDLGENDTLLSIDKARRVLGFDPKHSWRDHV encoded by the coding sequence ATGCGCATCGCCCTCACCGGATCAACCGGCAAGCTCGGCACCGTCGTCGCCCGCGAGCTCCGCGAGGCGGGGCACGACGTCGTCGGCCTCGACGTCGTCGGGCCGCGCGGCTCCGGCTTCCTCCAGGTCGACCTGACCGACTACGGGCAGGTGATCGACGCGCTTTCGGGCGTGCACGGGGAATCGGGACCGTTCGACGCCGTCGTGCACCTCGCCGCGATCCCGGCCCCCAGCATCCGCAGCGACATCGCGACCTTCCGCAACAACATCCTCACGACCTTCGACGTGTTCTGGGCGGCGGTGCGCCTCGGCATCCGTCGCATCGTCTATGCGTCCAGCGAGACGGTCCTGGGCCTGCCCTTCGACGTCCCGCCGCCGTACATCCCCGTCGATGAGGAGTACGCGGCGCGCCCCGAGTCGGTGTACTCGCTCGTGAAGCACCTCGAGGAGCAGCTCGCGATCGAGCTCGTGCGATGGCATCCCGACCTGTCGATCACGGCGCTGCGCTTCTCGAACGTCATGAACCCCGAGGACTACGCCGAGTTCCCGTCCTTCGATGCCGACGCGACGCAGCGCAAGTGGAACCTGTGGGGATACATCGACGGCCGCGACGGTGCGCAGGCGATCGAGAGGGCACTGGATGCCTCGACCCCCGGCTTCGATCGGTTCATCATCGCCGCCGCCGACACGGTCATGAGCCGGCCCAATGCCGAGCTCGTCGCCGAGGTCTTCCCCGATGTGCCGCTCAAGGGCGACCTCGGCGAGAACGACACCCTTCTCTCGATCGACAAGGCCCGGCGCGTGCTCGGCTTCGACCCGAAGCACTCCTGGCGCGACCACGTGTAG
- a CDS encoding Ig-like domain-containing protein: MSDLRSGRAGVKRIAAAVAMMLVLASAGAAAVAPAMAADEPINVALASGENAPAVEVSYVTGWNSAAALNNGNIGPTNTYTQMWGTWGAPGNPTQDIATYTWERPVTISSSKLYLWQNRITGDAGVMIPSAWKIEYRNSAGEWAPVTGAGLTYPLPVLDVAAPVSSLPAVEAKFDAVTTTAVRLVLDRVVFDGQRKATSVIEWQVWGVNAPVVDPEPEDPSGFIDSEHVAVRTQVGTAPALPSKMWVIGENGPLKYVDVQWGSVAASSYATAGSFTVVGQPAGYTGQTVEATVFVASTLSNVIDSVDYSVSITTPGVAPVLPDSVRATYSDGTVSSSVDVDWDAIPAASYAEADAIFDVEGDVPGFADGALATVFVVEPLDQAEPIVSIDFDSAPQGSGWYTTAPTATITAEETASPIASIEYSLDGQTWTPYTQPFAVSAQGEVTVSARATSEDDAVGEASETIKVDTIAPTTVINYVVIEGSTATVTLTPTDPEPGSGVTRTVWSDGPDSSPTGETNNMYATYEEPFSVQLTEEPRYVHVQAQDAAGNVEQHVTVELPTLTEQSLDLTPTATTRCVAGKVTLVVSVRNGEDFAADVVVKTPYGEKSVTAKAGATVSSAFSSRLVSVGPGSATVTASGDDRAYAGTAAWSAASCGAAQ; the protein is encoded by the coding sequence ATGTCTGACCTTCGATCCGGACGAGCCGGGGTGAAGCGGATCGCCGCGGCCGTCGCGATGATGCTCGTGCTCGCCAGCGCGGGCGCCGCGGCGGTCGCCCCCGCGATGGCGGCGGACGAGCCGATCAACGTCGCGCTCGCCTCGGGGGAGAACGCGCCGGCGGTCGAGGTGAGCTACGTGACGGGATGGAACTCCGCCGCCGCGCTCAACAACGGCAACATCGGGCCGACCAACACCTACACCCAGATGTGGGGGACGTGGGGTGCGCCGGGCAATCCGACGCAGGACATCGCGACCTACACATGGGAGCGCCCCGTCACGATCAGCTCGTCGAAGCTCTACCTGTGGCAGAACCGCATCACGGGCGACGCCGGGGTGATGATCCCGTCGGCGTGGAAGATCGAGTACCGCAACAGCGCCGGCGAATGGGCGCCGGTCACCGGGGCAGGCCTCACCTATCCGCTGCCCGTGCTCGACGTGGCGGCTCCCGTCTCATCCCTCCCGGCCGTCGAGGCGAAGTTCGACGCCGTCACCACGACGGCGGTCCGCCTCGTGCTCGACCGCGTCGTCTTCGACGGCCAGCGCAAGGCGACGAGCGTCATCGAGTGGCAGGTCTGGGGCGTCAACGCACCGGTCGTCGACCCCGAGCCCGAAGACCCGAGCGGCTTCATCGACTCGGAGCACGTCGCGGTACGCACGCAGGTCGGCACAGCTCCGGCGCTCCCGTCGAAAATGTGGGTCATCGGCGAGAACGGGCCGCTGAAGTACGTCGATGTGCAGTGGGGCAGCGTCGCGGCATCCTCGTACGCCACCGCGGGCTCGTTCACGGTCGTCGGTCAGCCCGCGGGCTACACCGGCCAGACCGTCGAGGCGACGGTGTTCGTCGCCAGCACTCTCTCGAACGTCATCGACAGTGTCGACTATTCGGTGTCGATCACGACGCCGGGGGTCGCACCCGTGCTGCCCGACAGCGTCCGAGCCACCTACAGCGACGGCACGGTGAGCAGCTCGGTCGACGTCGATTGGGACGCCATCCCTGCCGCTTCGTACGCCGAGGCCGATGCGATCTTCGACGTCGAGGGCGATGTGCCCGGCTTCGCCGACGGCGCTCTGGCCACGGTGTTCGTGGTCGAGCCCCTCGACCAGGCCGAGCCCATCGTCTCGATCGACTTCGACTCCGCGCCGCAGGGCTCGGGGTGGTACACGACGGCGCCGACCGCGACGATCACGGCGGAGGAGACGGCGAGCCCGATCGCATCGATCGAGTACAGCCTCGACGGGCAGACGTGGACGCCCTACACCCAGCCGTTCGCCGTGTCGGCGCAGGGCGAGGTCACGGTGAGCGCACGCGCGACGAGCGAGGACGACGCCGTGGGCGAGGCATCCGAGACCATCAAGGTCGACACCATCGCCCCGACCACCGTCATCAACTACGTCGTGATCGAGGGCAGCACGGCGACCGTCACCCTCACGCCGACCGACCCCGAGCCGGGCTCGGGCGTCACGCGCACCGTGTGGTCGGACGGGCCGGACTCGTCGCCGACCGGCGAGACGAACAACATGTACGCGACGTACGAGGAGCCCTTCTCGGTGCAGCTGACCGAGGAGCCCCGCTACGTGCACGTGCAGGCTCAGGATGCCGCAGGCAACGTCGAGCAGCACGTCACGGTCGAGCTGCCCACGCTGACGGAGCAGTCTCTCGACCTGACCCCGACCGCCACCACCCGGTGCGTCGCGGGCAAGGTGACGCTCGTCGTCTCGGTCCGAAACGGCGAGGACTTCGCCGCCGACGTCGTCGTCAAGACGCCGTACGGAGAGAAGTCCGTGACGGCGAAGGCCGGTGCCACGGTGTCGAGCGCGTTCTCGTCCCGACTCGTCTCGGTCGGCCCCGGATCGGCCACCGTCACCGCGTCGGGCGACGATCGCGCCTACGCGGGGACCGCAGCATGGTCCGCCGCCTCCTGCGGTGCCGCGCAATGA
- a CDS encoding gluconokinase: MSLVVMGVSGSGKSTVAALVAERAGAAFIDADDLHPESNVQKMAAGIPLTDEDRMPWLARVGEVIADHSGERVVVACSALKRVYRDAIRERAGSVLFAELDGTRELLAQRMGGRQQHFMPLGLLDSQLATLESLQPDEEGLRVDIAREPDRIADAILSRWLAQP; encoded by the coding sequence ATGTCGCTGGTCGTCATGGGCGTGTCCGGTTCCGGGAAATCGACCGTCGCGGCGCTCGTGGCGGAGCGCGCGGGAGCGGCGTTCATCGACGCCGACGACCTCCATCCCGAGTCCAACGTCCAGAAGATGGCGGCCGGCATTCCGCTGACGGACGAGGACAGGATGCCGTGGCTCGCGCGGGTGGGAGAGGTGATCGCCGACCACTCAGGCGAACGGGTCGTCGTCGCCTGCTCAGCCCTGAAGCGGGTCTACCGCGATGCGATCCGGGAGCGCGCGGGGAGCGTGCTGTTCGCCGAGCTCGACGGCACTCGCGAGCTCCTCGCCCAGCGCATGGGCGGGCGGCAGCAGCACTTCATGCCGCTCGGGCTCCTCGACTCCCAGCTCGCGACGCTGGAATCGCTCCAGCCCGACGAAGAGGGACTGCGGGTCGACATCGCCCGCGAGCCGGACCGGATCGCGGACGCGATCCTCTCGCGCTGGCTCGCGCAGCCGTGA
- a CDS encoding beta-L-arabinofuranosidase domain-containing protein, translating into MTGEIRPDLSRRHVLGGGLVLAGMIAAAGALDVRGAAAAVKDGAAFRAAGPAHPASLVRASQTLVYPESWSVRPFPLTSVKLGQSVFTRALNQHLVLYRSYNIDKILAVYRRNAGLDTKGATPPGGWEEYGPNPDAQRWGPAEYTRGQNTAGAGGCLRGHYGGHFLSGISMAYASTGEQALLDKVNAIVDGFEECRAALAAQQYNGAPRYSHPGFFSAYGEWQFSALEAFAPYGEIWAPYYTLHKIVAGLLDAHALAGNQKALQLAEGIGHWVFSRLSKCTQAQLDRMWGSYIAGEYGGMNEVLVELYWRSSDPNRSEFLEASKLFTLRTLVDACANGTDTLNGKHANQHIPQFPGYVKLGAELNDDHYLQATKGFFDMVVPGRAYAHGGTGEGELWGPAGAVAGDIGPRNAESCAAYNMLKVASYLFFNEQDPKYMDYYERTVLNHILGGRRNNESTSGPENLYMFPVNPGTRKEYGNGNIGTCCGGTGLESHVKYQEGIYYRSADQSELYVNLYIASTLTWDETGLVLEQTSSYPEGETSTLTVKTAPTGPLTVHLRVPGWSRGVEIEVNGEPIDGEVTAGRYATVARTWTPGDTITVRIPLELRAEASFDRPDIQALVYGPVVLLASSSSTSYLKVSLADRLGLDGAVRRGVAKTAANVFTVGTLTYEPAYNGKDVAYHMYFQRNEPTVTFAGQDSGVANPKRSGTTLLDEVWARAPFADRSAFLDAVGEVTGSYVGDGVLTARNRQKILLAAGRAPIDSVK; encoded by the coding sequence ATGACCGGAGAGATCCGTCCCGACCTGAGCCGTCGCCACGTTCTGGGCGGCGGGCTGGTGCTCGCGGGGATGATCGCCGCCGCCGGAGCGCTCGATGTGCGCGGAGCCGCGGCCGCCGTGAAAGACGGCGCCGCCTTCCGTGCGGCCGGACCGGCTCATCCTGCGAGCCTCGTCCGCGCCTCGCAGACCCTCGTCTACCCCGAGTCGTGGAGCGTCCGGCCGTTCCCGCTGACCTCGGTCAAGCTGGGGCAGAGCGTCTTCACGCGTGCGCTCAACCAGCACCTCGTGCTCTACCGGTCGTACAACATCGACAAGATCCTCGCCGTGTACCGCCGCAACGCGGGGCTCGACACCAAAGGTGCGACACCCCCCGGCGGCTGGGAGGAGTACGGCCCCAACCCCGACGCACAGCGATGGGGCCCCGCCGAGTACACCCGCGGCCAGAACACGGCGGGGGCCGGCGGGTGCCTTCGTGGGCACTACGGCGGGCACTTCCTGAGTGGCATCTCGATGGCCTACGCCTCGACGGGCGAGCAGGCCCTCCTCGACAAGGTGAATGCGATCGTCGACGGCTTCGAGGAGTGCCGCGCAGCCCTCGCGGCCCAGCAGTACAACGGCGCACCGCGCTACTCGCACCCCGGCTTCTTCTCCGCCTACGGCGAGTGGCAGTTCTCGGCGCTCGAAGCCTTCGCCCCGTACGGCGAGATCTGGGCGCCGTACTACACGCTGCACAAGATCGTGGCGGGGCTGCTCGACGCCCACGCGCTGGCCGGCAATCAGAAGGCGCTGCAGCTCGCCGAGGGCATCGGCCACTGGGTGTTCAGCCGACTGTCGAAGTGCACGCAGGCGCAGCTCGACCGCATGTGGGGCTCGTACATCGCCGGCGAGTACGGCGGCATGAACGAGGTGCTCGTCGAGCTCTACTGGCGCTCATCCGACCCGAACAGGAGCGAGTTCCTCGAGGCGTCGAAGCTCTTCACCCTCCGGACACTGGTGGATGCCTGCGCCAACGGCACCGACACGCTCAACGGCAAGCACGCCAACCAGCACATCCCGCAGTTCCCCGGGTACGTCAAGCTCGGCGCGGAGCTGAACGACGATCACTACCTGCAGGCCACGAAGGGCTTCTTCGACATGGTGGTGCCCGGCCGCGCCTACGCGCACGGCGGCACGGGAGAGGGCGAGCTGTGGGGTCCGGCCGGCGCCGTCGCGGGCGACATCGGCCCCCGCAACGCCGAGTCCTGCGCCGCCTACAACATGCTCAAGGTCGCGAGCTACCTGTTCTTCAACGAGCAGGACCCGAAGTACATGGACTACTACGAGCGCACCGTGCTCAACCACATCCTGGGCGGCCGCCGCAACAACGAGTCGACGTCGGGCCCCGAGAACCTGTACATGTTCCCGGTCAACCCCGGCACCCGCAAGGAGTATGGCAACGGCAACATCGGCACGTGCTGCGGCGGCACGGGCCTGGAGAGCCACGTGAAGTACCAGGAGGGCATCTACTACCGCTCAGCCGACCAGAGCGAGCTCTACGTGAACCTCTACATCGCGTCGACGCTCACCTGGGACGAGACGGGGCTCGTGCTCGAGCAGACGTCTTCGTACCCCGAGGGTGAGACGTCGACCCTCACGGTGAAGACGGCACCGACCGGCCCCCTGACGGTGCATCTGCGCGTCCCGGGCTGGTCGCGGGGCGTCGAGATCGAGGTGAACGGCGAGCCGATCGACGGGGAGGTGACCGCCGGCCGGTACGCGACGGTCGCGCGCACGTGGACACCCGGCGACACCATCACGGTGCGCATCCCGCTCGAGCTGCGGGCCGAGGCATCCTTCGACCGTCCCGACATCCAGGCGCTCGTCTACGGGCCCGTCGTGCTGCTCGCGTCGAGCTCCTCGACCAGCTACCTCAAGGTGTCGCTCGCCGATCGACTCGGACTCGACGGCGCCGTGCGCCGCGGAGTCGCGAAGACTGCGGCCAACGTCTTCACGGTCGGCACGCTGACCTACGAGCCGGCTTACAACGGCAAGGACGTCGCGTATCACATGTACTTCCAGCGCAACGAGCCCACCGTGACGTTCGCCGGCCAGGACTCGGGGGTGGCGAACCCGAAGCGATCGGGGACGACCCTGCTCGACGAGGTGTGGGCGCGCGCCCCCTTCGCCGACCGCTCGGCGTTTCTCGATGCGGTAGGCGAGGTCACGGGGTCGTACGTCGGAGACGGAGTGCTGACCGCCCGCAACCGCCAGAAGATCCTGCTCGCGGCCGGTCGCGCGCCGATCGACTCGGTGAAGTGA